ttttacttgatGATGCCTGATGTACAGAATGAAGATTGGATGTGCTACTTTTATTCGGATTTGCATGGGGGGAAGGCACTGTCATCAGTATCACTATACTATCTGCAAAATATGTTGTAAGGTAGCAAGTTACGTGTCCTATTTTTTACGAGGCAATACTTTTGTTGTAAGATAATTGTTGTGTGTAATAACATGGATTTTAAATGCCCCTAGAATCCAACTGTATCTGTAGTTTTCTTATCTTTTTTATGTGTTCAGATTAAAGGATAAGGACATTAGCCAATAACATGGAGTTTATTTAGGCAATTTATAGGTAGAAATTAGGCAATAATATTATTATAGATGGGCAATAATATGGTTCCCAATAAGCATTTTCCCATATATAACAACAAAAATATCAACAATAGGAGTGTAAATTTTTTACTTGATGATGCCTGATATACTAAATGAAGACTGGATGTACTATTTTTATTCAGATTTGCATGGGTGGAAAAGCAAGGGGTGAATTTGAGCGATGCTATGCACCatttttcaaattctagttatcctttttctttttcttccttgattTCCTGATGTACTGAAAACCAACACGATTAATTGGATTGCCTACAATTTACTGCAGTTTCACCTCTCTGCTCCAGGACGACAGGAATAACAACTCAATTCCTCTTGTTTGAGTAGCAGCGGCGCAGGAGTTGTTTTGTCACTGCAACAGCAACAATGCCTGTCATCATTAGCTTAGGTAGATAAGCAGATAAGCACTCCAGCAAGGATTCAGTCAGGTAGGTATATGGATTTTCATTTTCATGCTGTAGTGATGCTACTGCTAGTTCCattatttacttgctttctagTTCCATTATTTAATCATTTACTTGCTTGCTAGTTCCATTATTTAATCATTTACTTGCTGACTTTGGAAGGTCAATTGAGTAAAAATGAATTTTCAGTGTATGAAGTAAAATGCTACTTCTATGTGGATGAGAAGAGGAGAACGATATATGGATGAGAAGAGCAGAACGATGAGACGAGAACTATTTTATGTGGATGCTCTGTCTATGAAGTAAAATGCTACCTTTTATAGGGATTTCACCTTAGCTTGCCCTGTTTTGGTGAAGAAACAATGTTGTTTTGAATCATGTTCATTTGCTTGTACATTTATTCTAATTTGCTTATATGTTATTATAATATGCTTTCAGATTTTAACAAAAATGCTTCTCATTGTAAAGAGATCGAAATATATTGAAGTGAGATCTTATTTTAAAGTTTTTGTTGAGGCCAACGCAGCGGTACAATCAGATTTGTATTTTGTTGCTCAGTTTTAAAACTACGTCTTTTTTCAACTTGAGACTTGTTTCTTTGGTGGAAATCTTGTGTGGGCCCCTGTGCATAGATGGAGTGTGCATGCAAAAAAAAGTGCCAAACATCAGATTTTGCCAGAACAATCAGATTTTCAAAAATGGAAGTACCGTAAGACTGGTCTAATTTACGGTTGGCCGTAAGTTAGCTAGGTTTTTTTTAAAGCTAGCTATAGGCTATAGCCATTGGAGGTGTCATTAGTCTGATGCCGTGTTCGAACTGTTGCGAAGCGGCCGTTGATCAACATTCCTACGGAGCAAATCCAGCCGTGGTGGAGTGGGTCGGTCACGAGTCTCATGCGCTCGGGCCAGCGGTCTGCGCGAGCCGAGCCGCTCGGCTCGCGCTGACCGCCCTCAATTTCGAGCTCGCACCCGGTCTCCTGACCCGTTCCCCAAATCCCACATGAACCCAATCTAGACGAAGAAACCAGGCGAATTCGCTGCCGCGGCAGGTAGAAGCCCGCAAACAAAGTCACGCGGCTGCTTTCGGGGCGCGGCCGTCCTCGCTTTTTCTCCTCCTCGacgccgggcggccggggcggTAGTGGTAGGTGAGCGCTGTGCCCTCGTGCCGCCGCGCCGTGGGAGGCCCAGAGCCGGAGATGCACAGATCGGGGACGGCGATGGCGTGGAACGTGTTCAAGTTCTGCACGGCGTTGCGGGGGTTGGGCTCCGTCAtgatcctcctcgtcctcggcaTCGTCGGCGTCACCTACTACGCGCTCGTCCTCTGCAACTACGGGCCAGCGCTGCTCGCTGCCACGGGGGCGCTTGACGCCCTCGTCGCGCTCGCTGTCCTCCTCATCTTCCACTTCTTGGTGCGCCCTCGACCCGCACTTTTCTCTGCCTTTGGTGATTCTTGGCGTGATTCAGTGCCTTTGGCGCTCCATTTCTGGATCTTTGGGTGGAGGCGTTGGTTCTTTGATCTTTATTTAGAGATTCACCTTGTTGGATTACCTTTCTTACTTTCCTATTCATTTCGAGCATGTGGTTTGCTACAGCTCTACTTAATTCTTTTCATAGTGTGATCCTTTTCCCGTTGCCTGATATGCCAGAACTTAACTGCAgcatttttgtttgtttgttgatgcagcttgtcatgcttctctGGAGCTATTTCTCTGTTGTGTTTACTGACCCTGGTGGTGTTCCACCAAATTGGAGGCCAGATGTTGACGAAGAGAGGGGCGAAACTGCACCATTGTCCACCACGGAGCTCAGTGATACAGGGAGTCCAAGGATAAGGTACTGCAGGAAGTGTAACCAGCTAAAGCCACCTCGGTGCCATCACTGTTCTGTTTGTAAGTTTTCCCCCAGAACATTAAATTTGGTTATAGATTCGGGCGTATTTGGTTCACGGCCAAACATTGCCACGTCATAGTTCGGATACCTGCTGTTTGGTCCTCTATCAAAACAGTGGACATTCCTTTGCCAAACCATGCCAAAGGTGTGGCGAACAGGGCAAAGTTTGGCAAATAAGCTGGGCATGTTTGGCCATCATCCAAACATGCTTGAATGTTAACACAAACCTCTTTCTTGTGGTATACCTATGCCTTTAACTGATTTCAGGTGGAAGATGTGTGCTTAAGATGGATCATCATTGTGTATGGGTTGTGAATTGTGTTGGGGCACTGAACTACAAGTTCTTCCTTCTGTTCCTGGTAGGATGACGAACACATTTTCTGCACTTATTTGAAGTATACGTTATTTAGCCTATTTATTTATGCAACAAATCTTTGAGATATGTCCATTAGAGACCAACATATTTGTGTTCACTTTTTAATCATGTTGTACATAAATGAGAATACCGATTTCGATTCCATAGTATAGTTCATCCAAAAGCGAAAGAGCTATGTGAACTTAAAATGCACACTGTGTGAATGGCTGAACTTGTGAAATCAGCTGCCCTTGGTTATTTGGCCAGAATGACAGATTACTTGAAATGTGATTGCATATACCAACCCATATAATTCATATCAAACTTTATGCTATGCATATGTTCGAGCGAAAACAAAATGCTATGCCCCTGATGGTCTGTGAGAACCTTTCAAAAGTAAATTTGAGGACAATTTTAAGAGCTTGTGTAAGTTATCTTCTCTTTGCTCCACAAAATGCCAACACCATTCTTGGTTTCTGTTGATTGTAGACTTCACCAGTCGCGTCTTGGGTCAGAAATGAGTAATGCCTCTTGGATCAGAAATGAGTTATGTACTTTATAGTTTTATACAATATATACTTTAGTAGCGCACTGCTTCTGATCTTAATATTGTCAGCACTGATGATCCAATCAACTTTTGCATTTGTAATTTCCATTCAAACTGATGTATTCATAGGGAGAAGTCTGTACTACCTCTTGTTCATAATACTTGTTATTTTAGAGTTGGGCACAAGAATTAAGGATGTGGAAAAAATGGCCCTCTTACCCTTACTAATATTCTCTGAAGTGTGTATGCACGGAAAAGGAAGCTCTTTAATGGTGCAATTACAGGAGCAATAAGACTGGAAAAAGCAGGCCAAGATTTCCTACAAGTTGTAGAAAAAGTATTTTGAATATTGAAAGTAGTCTAAAACAATAAATACTTCGATCAGAGGGAGTATATGTCATTGGTTCATTTGAAATACCTTACTCTGAGGCTGGTGTGGTGTGTTTACATCAGAAGTCAATGAGAAGTAGTTTTGCATATTATTTTTTCCCTCGAACATGCAGTAGAGCTGTGTAAATCATTATATTAAATTAGAAGAAAAGGGGGGGAGAGAACCTCGAGTACACCACATCACCCCACAGGTTTAGAAATTACATGTGCGCCTGCGACTTATACAAAGATGACCATAAAAGCAACACTACTCACTAGGGACCGGGGCTGTCAAGAGAGAAAACCCTTGAGCCCCAGCCAGCTCCCAAAACTGCAGATCTTCTGCAGCAAGCAGTAGGGCCTCCACTAAGCTAAGTGCTACTCCATAAAAAACACAAGCAGTCTCGGTGCTTCCATAAGGTCCATGGCTCCAGGCACCATGGACGACTAGAGAATTTAGACCCTTTTGTACCTGGACATTAACCATATTACTTGCCCTATTCCACCAATCATCAAAGCTTTCCTCCTCTGCCAAGGGTGTTAGCACTTGGAGACCAGAGCTAATATATTTGACATATTAGGATCTGGGGAAAAATTGTTTGAACAGATAAAGAATTATTTAAATCAGTTCTTCTTAGAAGTATATTTCATTTCGGATCATAGGTGTCCTCAAGTTATTTTGTTGTCTTCTGTACAATGCAGTTCTACACTTTTCTGGAGACGGCACTTGTTACCTTGTCCTTATTGCCCCACTTTATTGCTTTCTTCAGTGATGTTGAGATTCCAGGAACTCCTGGAGCACTTGCAACCACATTCCTGACCTTTGGTAAATACATTCTTTGTAGTTCATTCTTTCCATTTAATTCTTTTGCttggaaaaaaattgaagaCACCTTGTTGAAACTTTCCCTTTCACTTGCAGTTCTGAACCTGGCCTTTACTTTGAGTGTCCTTGGTTTTATGATCATGCATGTATCACTTGTTTCTGGTAACACAACAACAATTGAGGCAAGCACCTAAGTATTCCAAAATGTTTCCCTGCTTAATGTGCTGCAGGGTGAATCTGATTTGTCGTGCTAAAAGTGCAGGCATATGAGAAAAAAACTACTCCATTCTGGAAGTATGATCTTGGCCGGAAGAGGAATTTTGCTCAGGTCAGGCTTTTTTCAAGTCTTTATTTCACTCTAAATCTGTGattgttatttttttttgcattgcaCATATGAATGAAAGAGAAAATTGCATTGGAACTTGTACTATACAATTTACTACTTAAATTAATAAATGCTGTGTtcgtataattattttatttatcacATGGAATGTATGGGTGGTTTGATTGTTTAGATCAATTTTATCTAGTTCCTGGGGCAATTTTATTGATATAACATTTGTTGAAATTATGAGTGTCAATTGCAATGTGGCTTTACCACTTGTCCATGTATCACGAAACTGTCACCACCATCACATGTGCATCCCAGTTGATGCAATGTGAGGATCTAAAAACCTGAGCTGTaacttttcagaaaaaaaaactgaggtGTGAAAAGTACAGGACCTGGACCGGTAGAGAAAACCAATAAGTTACTGACTTATACCAGCCAAATTCAAAACTGGCTGTTAACCGGCCAAAATTTACTACCAGTGACTGACAagcaaaacaacaacaacaacaacatagccttttttcccaagcaagttggggtaggctagagatgaaacccgaaagaaataagttcaaagttcaggcacattgatagctagtctccaagcgctcctatccaaagctagtGACTGACAAGCAAGCCCATTAAAATGCAGATGTTGTGTAGCTAACAAATATTTACAACTCGAGCAACCATCAACCTTTCTTTAAAGAAAAACAACCATCAGCCTTATTGGCAATCAATGGACACAAAAATAGTGAACTTTGCCATGTCATCTAAATGAACAGCATCATCAAGTCTTTACCTTTTCTGAGTCTCTAGTTTTGTACTCTTTGAGTAGCTTGAGCTAAAGGAAGTATGAACTGTTGACCAGTAGTTTTAAATTTGAATCAGAAGTTTAAATTATAACCTTGTGTACTGGTATGGCCAGCTACAGCTgatgttcttatttcttattcaTACTTCCAAAATTGTAATCTCCAAAATTTGTGTAGGAGCTAGGACTGACTTGGGCATATTAGGAAAGCCATTTTTTTGGAAACAAAAGTCTATTAGTATACTACCTCT
This window of the Panicum virgatum strain AP13 chromosome 1K, P.virgatum_v5, whole genome shotgun sequence genome carries:
- the LOC120700255 gene encoding probable protein S-acyltransferase 14, which produces MHRSGTAMAWNVFKFCTALRGLGSVMILLVLGIVGVTYYALVLCNYGPALLAATGALDALVALAVLLIFHFLLVMLLWSYFSVVFTDPGGVPPNWRPDVDEERGETAPLSTTELSDTGSPRIRYCRKCNQLKPPRCHHCSVCGRCVLKMDHHCVWVVNCVGALNYKFFLLFLFYTFLETALVTLSLLPHFIAFFSDVEIPGTPGALATTFLTFVLNLAFTLSVLGFMIMHVSLVSGNTTTIEAYEKKTTPFWKYDLGRKRNFAQVFGNNKWYWFIPSYSEEDLRIIPALQGLDYPVRSDFDGQGF